The DNA region AAAATACGTAAAGAGTCAGCTGCATACTGATATTCTGTTACCTGAGTCTGGATAAAGGATATATGCTGAGTTTCAGTTTCAATAAGGATAAGAAACCGGGCGTAAAGGAAATCGTGTCAGTTACTGTTGCTTAAAACCCGTAAAAATGATACACTTAAAAGAACAGAGCGTAAAATTTGAAAAAGGAACCAGCCGGAAAGGAGAAAATGATATGCCTCGTGGAATAGGAACAGGAGTGCAAAGTTTCAGTAAACTTATAGAAGAAAAGTGTTTTTTAGTAGATAAAACAAAGTTTATAAAGGACTGGTGGACAACAAAGGATGAAGTCACTCTCATCACCCGACCGCGTCGTTTCGGAAAAACTCTTAACATGAGCATGCTCGAATGTTTCTTCAGTCCGGAATATGCAGGCAGAGCGGATCTTTTTGAAGGCCTTGATGTCTGGGATGATGAGAAAATGAGAGAACTGCAGGGAAAATGGCCTCTGATCTTCATTACAATGGCATCAGTAAAAGGTACCTGCTATGAAGATTTTCTTGAACAGATGAATGCAGAAATGCAGTCAGTTTATTCACGCTATGAAGAGTTTATAAATAACAGTGACAGGATCTCGGAAGAAAAAAAGGAAAAATTCAATCTTTTTAACCGAACAATGCTGAAAGCGATGGTTGCCGAACAGGAAAATCAGAAAGTCAATAAAACTGTTGTTACACAGAGTATAGCATATCTTTCAGAACTTCTTTCGATCCATTACGGAAAGAAAGTAATTATACTTCTTGATGAATATGATACGCCGATGGTCGAATCCTATGTGAAAAAATACTGGGATGAAGTCGTATCTTTCATGCGTACATTTTTCAATACAACATTCAAAAGCAATCCGTACATGTACCGCAGTGTACTTACCGGAATAACAAGAGTAAGCAAAGAGTCGCTGTTTTCTGATTTCAATAATATCGAGATGTGTACGATTTCAGCCGTAAAATATCAGGAATACTTCGGATTTACTGAAGAAGAAGTATTTGCAGCTATGGATGAATACGGACTTACAAATAAGGATGAAGTGAAATACTGGTATGACGGATTTACCATCGGTGATCTTAAGGATATCTATAATCCGTGGTCGGTGATCAATTTCCTCGGCAAGAAAAAATTCGCACCATACTGGGCAAATACAAGTTCCAATAAACTTGTAAGTGATCTTCTGCGTAAAGGTGATGCAGAACTGAAAAGTGATTTTGAATATCTTCTCTGCGGAGGAACAGTAACGAAGCAGATAAATGAAGAACTTGTATACAGTCAGCTTGAACAGACCCGCGATTCAGTATGGAGTCTGCTTACCATGAGCGGATACCTGAAGATAAACAGTATAAACGGGAAAAAATATGAGCTGGAACTGGTAAATCATGAAACTAAAGAAATGTTTGAAGGACTGATCGGGGGCTGGTTTGCTGAAGGTGACAGATACAGTAATTTTCTCAAAGCCCTTCTTCAGAACGACCTTGACTACATGAATAAATTCATGAACGACTTAACAGTATCGATGTTCAGCTCATTCGATACAGGAAAGAAGCCGTCAGAGGAAGCTGAACCGGAACGTTTTTATCATGGTTTTGTTCTCGGACTTCTGGTGGATCTTCGTGACAGATATGCAGTAACATCCAACCGTGAAAGCGGATTCGGAAGATATGACGTACTTCTTGAACCACTGGATAAGGAAAAAGATGATGCAATGATATTCGAATTCAAGGTGATGAACAAAAGAAAAGGCGAAAAAAATCTTGAAGATACAGTAGCAGCAGCACTGAAGCAGATAGAGGACAGAAAGTACGAGCAGATACTTCTTGACAAGGGAATAAAGAAAGACAGAATCCGCAAGTACGGCTTTGCATTCGATGGCAGCAGAGTTCTTATAGGTGAATAAACATCTGATAAGTGTTTTATATCAACAGCACAGTGAAGATGTTTACTTGAATATATCATAAAAAAAACAAACAGAAAGCTGGAATAAAAATGGCAGGAACGACTCATGAAGTTGAGGATAAATCAGTTATTGAAAAAATAAAAAAGGACGCAGCAGAGGCGGCTGCCGAGCTTGTGAAGGAAGGAAAACTTCACCGCGGGCAGATAGTTGTTATCGGATGCAGTACAAGTGAAACTCTTGGTGAGGATATCGGAAGCTGGTCTGTGCCGGAGGCCGGAGAGGCTATTTACGACGGGCTCATGTCGGTTTTCGGGAAAGAGGGTATCTTTATTGCGGCGCAGTGCTGTGAGCATCTTAACAGGGCGATAATCACGGAAAGGGAAGCTGTTCCTTTTGCCGATATCGTGAACGTTGTTCCGCAGCCGAAGGCAGGAGGTTCATTTGCAACTGCGGCATATAAAAAGATGAAGGATCCGGTTGCAGTCGAGGAGATACGTGCTGACGGCGGTATCGATATCGGAGGTACGCTTATCGGTATGCATCTGAAGAAGGTTGCCGTTCCGCTCAAGCTTAAGCAGGATCATGTGGGCAGAGCCCATGTAACTGCGGCCCGTGTACGTCCGAAGTTTATCGGCGGCGACAGAGCTGCTTATGACGAGAAACTGAAATAATATATAAATATGAAAAGGGGTTATTGAATGGATATCAAAGGAATACTTTCAACATGCGATCATACTCTTCTGAGTCAGACAGCAACATTCGAGGAGATCAAGGCACTGTGCGATGATGCGATAAAGTACGGGACTGCATCGGTCTGCATTCCGCCGTGCTATGTAAAACCGGCAAAGTATTATGTCGGAGACAGGATGAGAATATGTACCGTGATAGGGTTCCCGAACGGAAACAGCACCACTGCCTCCAAGGTTTTTGAAACGGAGAATGCAGTGGAAAACGGAGCCGATGAGATAGATATGGTCATCAACATCGGTATGCTGAAGGCGAAGGAATATTTCTACGTTCTTGACGAGATACGCTCAGTTAAAAGGGCGTGCGACGGCAGGATACTTAAAGTGATCATCGAGACATGTCTTCTTACTGAAGAAGAGAAGATCAAGATGTGTGAGCTCGTGACGAAGGCCGGTGCAAATTTCATCAAGACCTCCACCGGATTTTCGACCGGAGGTGCAACCTTTGAAGATGTAAAGCTTTTTGCAAAGCATGTCGGACCGGGCGTAAAGATCAAGGCAGCCGGCGGTATAAAAACTGTTGAAGACGCAAAGAAGTTTATTCTGCTTGGCGCTTCAAGACTCGGAACGAGCCGTCTTGTTAAGATAGCAAAGGAAGAGGAAGCAGATGATTACGACTCCGGCAGCTCATGGGAGTCAGTCAGTGTTCTCGATATCGATATGGATGAAAGCGATGATGAAGGTTCAGACTTCGACAGGCTGACGGAGTGACCGGCGTTTCCATGATAATGTAAAACCAGTATATCTTCGATATGCATATGTGCTATCGGGATATGCTGGTTTTGTTGTTTTCCGGATATCAGCGGCTCCTGGTATGCGATCTTCTGTCTGTGAATTGTTTATATATTTCCGGCAGTGTTTTGTGCACATGTACAAAGTTGAATTTTTCTTCAAACATTTCTTCCGGTACGGATGTTATAATATATGAAAGCTTTCAGAATAAGGGGTGATTCCTATCAGTGTCTATATGGCGGTTTCAGTGCTGACGGAATGCTCAGACGGAGACAGCCTTGCGGAACTTACAGATTTCCTGCAGGTATCCGGTACTGAAGAACTCGGAAAAATCAATAAAGATATTTTTGATTCGCTCTATTTTGATGAATTTGACAAGTACTGTCGTATGACAAATTCTATCTGGCTTGCACGTCAGTATAATTTTGAGAAAGACAAGCTGAAAACTCTTGCTGATAAATACTATACGGCATCATTCCTGCGTGACTTCGAATCGCAGCCGGAATGTGACGATATATCGGAATGGATCAGTCAGAATACGTCAGGAAAATTCAAGCCGTTTATTGCGGCAGATACAGAAGATAAAAAAACGCTGCTTAAGATAATCAATACAGTTACATTCAAGGAGAAATGGAATACAAAATTCCGTGCCGGTGAAGAAGGCGCTTTCCACGGCAGCGACGGAGACATAAACTGTATGTTTATGCACGGAGAAGATAAATACGGGCGTATCGCTGAAGATGAAGCTTTTACAGCATATATAAAGAGCTTTGAAGACGGATATAAAATGAATTTTATTCTGCCTGCTGACGGAAAGAGCGTAAATGATATTGTTTCCGACAGTGAAGTTATGAACAGAGTTTTTCAGGCGAAAACCGGTGAAGCAAGAAATGTAATTGCCGATATTCCGAAGTTCAGTTCCGGCTCGAAATTTGATCTTGTATCCACACTGAAGGATGCCGGAGTTACGAAGATCTTCGACGGACTTGATATAGAGCCTCTTGTAAAGTATGAAGAAAACGGACTGGACGGAGCCAGTGTGAGTGATATAGTTCATGAAGCGGTAATTGACGTTGATGAAAAGGGCTGCGAGGCCGCTGCATACACAATAATAAACATGGCCCCGACGACTTCCATGCCTCCGGAGGACTATGAGTTTAAAGCAGACAGACCGTTTATCTATTTCATTTCCAATGAAGACGGCGTTCCGCTTTTCGTAGGTATCGTAAACGATCCGACACAGAAATAAAATTTTCATCCATGTGGATTACTCTGAATAAAGATAGTCAGCGGGAGTACCGGTAAAAATCCGGTGCTCCCGCTGGTTCCGTATAAAGGCAGTCTTCACCCCTTCGGGCCGAAGACTGTTTCGGAGCAGCGCATATTCAGCATGTTTTCGCTTGCAAAAGCCTTGCTTATAGAGTATAATATCATCATAAGCGCCCGTATTTACAGGGCGCGTAAGGCGGCAATAATTCCTGAAAGGATATGATAAAATGAAAAGCAATTTTGTAAAAAAGGCAGCTCTTGCATCGCTCTGCGCCGGTATCGCTTTTTCTCCTGCAGCAGCTCCGGGTATAATGAACAGTACACCGGATGTAAAAGTATCTGCAAGTGCTGAAATGGCACATGATCCGTCAAGGGACGTTCAGAAGGACGGCGTCGGAAATCCGTTCAACTACGGTGAACGAAACACCCCTGAAAACGGAACTGATGAGGAGATCCGTGCCATCAACCATAAGATGAGCGTGCAGGAAGTAAAATACTGCATGTACAAGGAGATCGACGAACACTGGGATCTTATCAGAGTACGTTTCGGTCAGGATAACCGTGAAATGGTCTACGCTCTTTTCTGCGGCCTCGGTTCACGTGAATCGACACTCGGCGGAAACGGTGACGGCGCCGACCTCGAAACTGCTCAATCCGAAGGTTTCGGCGTAAGCTCCGCACATGCATACGGAACAATGCAGACAGCGGTTACAGCCTTCAAGGACTGCGACCCGACATTTATGAAGGAAGATGACGTTCCTGAAATGTATCAGTATACACTGACACATGCAAACTTCTACGATGCAGTTATTTCAAACCACATGGGTATAAGAAAACTCATGCACTTTGTACGTTCTGCCATCGTTGACTACAACCTCGAAGGATATCAGGTCGTAAGAGCGGCTCTCAAGGCATTCAACACCGGATGGGCTAACTACACCGGCGAAGACGACGGATACTACAAGAACTATCCTGATGAGATCATCGCCCTTGCGCGCTGGTACTACGAAGAAGGACATCTTTACGACAACGAATTTTCATGGACGACTGACAAGCGCGCCGATGAATACCGTCAGGGCAATCCATGGGACTGGTGGGGAGACGGCGTACCAAGCCTCGCCGAGATAAGCACAGCTCCGGCTCCTGTTTCACCTTCACCGACTCAGGCTGTATCACCATCACCGACTGCACAGCCATCTGAACCGGCAGCTTCACCTACAGTTTTACCGACTGTAACACCAACAACATCTCCGACAGTTACTCCGACAGTGTCACCAACTTCGACAGAAACTCCGGGAAAAGCACTCCTGCCGGGTGACGTGGACGAAAACGGCAGAGTGGATATTACTGACCTTACCACACTGGCTATCCATCTGCTCGACAAGACAAAAATCTCAGAAACGGCTGCAAAGAACGCAGACGTTGACGGCGACGGAAACATCTCACTGACTGACCTTGCTACTATTCGTCAGTACCTTTCAAAGAAAATCGACAAGCTGGGATAAGCATTAAATCACAGAGCGAAGAGAATAAAAATGGCCATCATTCCGATAATATAGCTGTCGATTTGCTGTCCGGCAGCTCTGAAATGGCCGAATAATAAATATTATGAATTATTATTGACAAATTATCAGTATCATATTATAATGGAATAATAAACGACTTATATCATGCCGTTTATTATATTCAGATTATTAGGAGGACAATAAAATGAAAGAGAAATTACCTGCTGGTCTTCTCGGAATTTTTCTGGGGGCATTCGGGGCACACAAGTTTTATCTCGGGTATACTAAAGAGGCACTTATTATGCTTCTCGTTTCAGTACTTACCTGTGGTATTGGCGGAACAGTAATGGAAGTTATAGGCATCGTTGAAGGGATCACTTATCTGACTAAGACAGATGAAGAGTTCCAGGAGATTTATGTGAACAACCATAAAGGCTGGTTCTGATCATCAGTTTACCGGTCATCGTGTCTCATATGGCTCGCAAAGTCATATGAGACTTTTTTTGTGTGAAATAAATGCGTACAAATCACGAAAATACGTGATTTGTACGCATTTTTCTATTCCTTTTTTATTAGATTTTTGCTGTTTCCTATGAAAGATAGGAATGAAAACGTTTTTTATACTGCCAATCGTCACAAAAAAAACAAAAGCTGTTGCAAAGATTCGTGTATTGTGTTATAATTTAACTTAGATAGGTTTATAAGTTTTGTGTAATTAGTATGGTATTGTGTAAAATACATGCTTTAAAAATTCGTAAGAATGCGTAAAGTTAATTGTTTTGTGAGGAGTTGTTTAAATGAAAATGAAAAAGTTAGTATTGTATGCGTCCTCAGTTCTTATGGCAGCAGGCGTGATGGCCGGCTCATCAGCTCTGAACGTCAGCGCTGATAACCCTATCTGCCAGACTGCGTTTACACCTGACCCGGCACCGGTAGTTTTCGGTGACAGACTGTATGTATATACAGGACGCGACAGAGACGGAAACAATGATTTCTACTACATGAACGGATACCAGGTAATGTCCACTACCGATATGCAGAACTGGACAAACCACGGTGCGTTTATTCAGGACGGCGACAT from Ruminococcus sp. HUN007 includes:
- a CDS encoding dockerin type I repeat-containing protein → MKSNFVKKAALASLCAGIAFSPAAAPGIMNSTPDVKVSASAEMAHDPSRDVQKDGVGNPFNYGERNTPENGTDEEIRAINHKMSVQEVKYCMYKEIDEHWDLIRVRFGQDNREMVYALFCGLGSRESTLGGNGDGADLETAQSEGFGVSSAHAYGTMQTAVTAFKDCDPTFMKEDDVPEMYQYTLTHANFYDAVISNHMGIRKLMHFVRSAIVDYNLEGYQVVRAALKAFNTGWANYTGEDDGYYKNYPDEIIALARWYYEEGHLYDNEFSWTTDKRADEYRQGNPWDWWGDGVPSLAEISTAPAPVSPSPTQAVSPSPTAQPSEPAASPTVLPTVTPTTSPTVTPTVSPTSTETPGKALLPGDVDENGRVDITDLTTLAIHLLDKTKISETAAKNADVDGDGNISLTDLATIRQYLSKKIDKLG
- a CDS encoding AAA family ATPase produces the protein MPRGIGTGVQSFSKLIEEKCFLVDKTKFIKDWWTTKDEVTLITRPRRFGKTLNMSMLECFFSPEYAGRADLFEGLDVWDDEKMRELQGKWPLIFITMASVKGTCYEDFLEQMNAEMQSVYSRYEEFINNSDRISEEKKEKFNLFNRTMLKAMVAEQENQKVNKTVVTQSIAYLSELLSIHYGKKVIILLDEYDTPMVESYVKKYWDEVVSFMRTFFNTTFKSNPYMYRSVLTGITRVSKESLFSDFNNIEMCTISAVKYQEYFGFTEEEVFAAMDEYGLTNKDEVKYWYDGFTIGDLKDIYNPWSVINFLGKKKFAPYWANTSSNKLVSDLLRKGDAELKSDFEYLLCGGTVTKQINEELVYSQLEQTRDSVWSLLTMSGYLKINSINGKKYELELVNHETKEMFEGLIGGWFAEGDRYSNFLKALLQNDLDYMNKFMNDLTVSMFSSFDTGKKPSEEAEPERFYHGFVLGLLVDLRDRYAVTSNRESGFGRYDVLLEPLDKEKDDAMIFEFKVMNKRKGEKNLEDTVAAALKQIEDRKYEQILLDKGIKKDRIRKYGFAFDGSRVLIGE
- the deoC gene encoding deoxyribose-phosphate aldolase — encoded protein: MDIKGILSTCDHTLLSQTATFEEIKALCDDAIKYGTASVCIPPCYVKPAKYYVGDRMRICTVIGFPNGNSTTASKVFETENAVENGADEIDMVINIGMLKAKEYFYVLDEIRSVKRACDGRILKVIIETCLLTEEEKIKMCELVTKAGANFIKTSTGFSTGGATFEDVKLFAKHVGPGVKIKAAGGIKTVEDAKKFILLGASRLGTSRLVKIAKEEEADDYDSGSSWESVSVLDIDMDESDDEGSDFDRLTE
- a CDS encoding TM2 domain-containing protein, translating into MKEKLPAGLLGIFLGAFGAHKFYLGYTKEALIMLLVSVLTCGIGGTVMEVIGIVEGITYLTKTDEEFQEIYVNNHKGWF
- a CDS encoding serpin family protein, with amino-acid sequence MIPISVYMAVSVLTECSDGDSLAELTDFLQVSGTEELGKINKDIFDSLYFDEFDKYCRMTNSIWLARQYNFEKDKLKTLADKYYTASFLRDFESQPECDDISEWISQNTSGKFKPFIAADTEDKKTLLKIINTVTFKEKWNTKFRAGEEGAFHGSDGDINCMFMHGEDKYGRIAEDEAFTAYIKSFEDGYKMNFILPADGKSVNDIVSDSEVMNRVFQAKTGEARNVIADIPKFSSGSKFDLVSTLKDAGVTKIFDGLDIEPLVKYEENGLDGASVSDIVHEAVIDVDEKGCEAAAYTIINMAPTTSMPPEDYEFKADRPFIYFISNEDGVPLFVGIVNDPTQK
- a CDS encoding TIGR01440 family protein, which encodes MAGTTHEVEDKSVIEKIKKDAAEAAAELVKEGKLHRGQIVVIGCSTSETLGEDIGSWSVPEAGEAIYDGLMSVFGKEGIFIAAQCCEHLNRAIITEREAVPFADIVNVVPQPKAGGSFATAAYKKMKDPVAVEEIRADGGIDIGGTLIGMHLKKVAVPLKLKQDHVGRAHVTAARVRPKFIGGDRAAYDEKLK